Within the Trichoderma breve strain T069 chromosome 3, whole genome shotgun sequence genome, the region AGCTTCTTGTTCGATAAGCTTGCCTTCATACCGTCCCGACAGACCTGTTACAGCTCCTTCATCCAtacagcaaaaaaaagagctcaaGATGGCAGTCCCTGACAAGTTTACCGGCTTCCAGTCACCCAGCGCTGGCAAGTGGCTCGAGTTTGAGAAGGGCTCATGGGAGCCTAGACCCTTTGGCGACTATGATGTCGACATTAAGACAGAGTGCTGCGGCGTCTGTGCCAGCGATCGCCACACCATCAGCGGCGATTGGGGCGACTGCCCCTACCCTCTGGCCGTGGGACACGAAGTCGTTGGCAAGGTCATCCGCGTTGGCCCCAAGGTGACGCTGGCCAAGGTCGGCCAGCGAGTCGGTGTTGGTGCGCAGGTGTACTCTTGCTTGGAGTGTCGCCAGTGCAagaacgagaacgagacGTACTGCAAGCACCAGATCGATGCCTACGGCGCCCCATACCTCGACACCGGCTACACAACCCAGGGAGGCTATTCTTCTCATTCTAGAATCCACGAGTACTGGTGAGTGGCTGTCAGAACCTTAATCTCTGTTCGATGACCTAGAAGGCTGATTCGAATGATGACGTAGGACATACCCTATTCCCGAAGCTCTAGAGAGCGCCGATGCCGCCCCCATGCTGTGCGCCGGCATCACCGTCTTCAGCCCCTTGAAGCGCTTCGGTGCCGGTCCCGGCAAGAAGGTCGGTGTTGTGGGCATTGGTGGCCTGGGCCACTACGGCATCATGTTTGCCAAGGCCCTGGGTGCCGAGACCTGGGCCATTTCTCGAACCCGAGCCAAGGAGGCTGACGCTCGCAAGATGGGAGCTGATGGCTTCCTGGCAACATCAGAGAAGGACTGGACCAAGGGACACGAGATGACATttgatctcatcatcaacactgCC harbors:
- a CDS encoding alcohol dehydrogenase groES-like domain-containing protein, which encodes MAVPDKFTGFQSPSAGKWLEFEKGSWEPRPFGDYDVDIKTECCGVCASDRHTISGDWGDCPYPLAVGHEVVGKVIRVGPKVTLAKVGQRVGVGAQVYSCLECRQCKNENETYCKHQIDAYGAPYLDTGYTTQGGYSSHSRIHEYWTYPIPEALESADAAPMLCAGITVFSPLKRFGAGPGKKVGVVGIGGLGHYGIMFAKALGAETWAISRTRAKEADARKMGADGFLATSEKDWTKGHEMTFDLIINTANSFEGFALGEYLSLLDVHGRWNSVGLPGGEGVSVRNQDFLGNGCFIGSSHLGSRKEMLEMLDLAASKGIHSWVEKIPISKEGLQQAMNRLADSSVRYRSCMVNYEEAFGA